A single window of Acanthopagrus latus isolate v.2019 chromosome 1, fAcaLat1.1, whole genome shotgun sequence DNA harbors:
- the commd1 gene encoding COMM domain-containing protein 1 has protein sequence MADAEATKSLSGLLNGIAQKVYYNNSDITEELLNTELFPELTRDQFTALHDKMRGLLKSIATADMDHAQLEAFLTAQTRRQGGGGVTAEQAAALSRFWKSHRARVRESLLAQSRWEPGLRGLSWRVDLQTGASRGDAAHSGPVALVELELGRAGQDSEFVCLEFDEAKVNQVLKKMADIQQSIDSIVQRS, from the exons ATGGCGGACGCAGAAGCAACGAAGTCTCTGAGCGGGCTGCTGAACGGAATCGCTCAGAAAGTGTATTATAACAACAGCGACATCACGGAGGAGCTGCTGAACACCGAGCTGTTCCCCGAGCTGACCCGGGACCAGTTCACGGCCCTGCACGACAAGATGAGGGGCCTCCTGAAG TCCATCGCCACAGCAGACATGGACCACGCCCAGCTGGAGGCCTTCCTCACGGCCCAGACCAGGAGGCAGGGCGGCGGTGGGGTGACCGCCGAACAGGCCGCCGCCCTCTCTCGCTTCTGGAAGAGCCACCGAGCCCGAGTGAGGGAGAGCCTGCTGGCTCAGAGCCGCTGGGAGCCGGGCCTCAGGGGCCTCTCCTGGAGGGTGGACCTCCAGACCGGAGCCAGCCGGGGCGACGCAGCCCACAGCGGCCCGGTCGCCctggtggagctggagctgggcAGAGCCGGACAG GACTCggagtttgtgtgtctggagTTTGACGAGGCCAAAGTCAACCAGGTGCTGAAGAAGATGGCCGACATCCAGCAGAGCATCGACAGCATCGTTCAGCGCTCGTAA
- the LOC119017834 gene encoding uncharacterized protein LOC119017834 isoform X1 yields MIVMSQQFNDLLATTIISKYSDNQVIIHESVITVVTVSYCNVLNALCWFCLCNTQMAGRCWMAVTLCLLLFDGNSLADVDQNQLAPIVDEILNRYIPSYNGGRRNPMFSLAVTIPYNKDTKMYDISQLDDGGRVRREILNCEVYTGTRVVAATVLRWPNVVDQCPGGRVQWPDVLRKCPGVNTWADVKSQCPNEVKEGRADHAEYRTLQHINTLVNNLDKTDLLLFYVLASPCDQRCTSESSNWSILNSIKAIQKWHNYAVVFSNIFQPRNGHVIPDQDLQGALQRLGGSIGLSNIFRCKRQRAMQCTSCSSGGQVARYCFSENSQPSLTKPQQGVSTNVGSYRGAGPSGRGNIRKVGKHSWNTGM; encoded by the exons ATGATTGTCATGAGTCAGCAGTTTAATGATCTTTTAGCAACAACAATCATTTCCAAATATTCTGATAATCAAGTAATTATTCATGAGTCGGTAATCACAGTCGTTACTGTATCGTACTGTAATGTACTAAACGCTCTGTGCTGGTTCTGTTTGTGTAACACTCAGATGGCCGGCCGGTGCTGGATGGCTGTAACACTCTGCCTGTTGCTGTTTGATGGAAACAGTTTGGCAGATGTGGACCAGAACCAACTAGCACCAATTGTAGATGAGATCTTGAACAG GTACATACCAAGCTACAATGGTGGAAG AAGAAACCCAATGTTCAGCCTGGCAGTAACCATCCCATACAACAAAGACACGAAGATGTATGACATCAGTCAACTTGACGATGGAGGCAGAGTCAGGAGGGAGATTCTTAATTGTGAAGTGTACACTGGCACAAGGGTGGTTGCAGCCACGGTTCTGAGATGGCCTAATGTTGTGGATCAGTGTCCTGGTGGACGTGTGCAATGGCCTGATGTTCTGAGAAAATGTCCAGGAGTTAACACATGGGCTGATGTTAAGAGCCAGTGTCCTAATGAAGTTAAGGAGGGTAGAGCAGATCATGCAGAGTACCGTACTCTGCAGCACATTAACACCTTGGTCAATAATCTTGATAAAactgatttgttgcttttctacGTTCTTGCTTCCCCATGTGATCAAAGATGTACAAGCGAATCAAGTAATTGGAGCATTCTTAATAGCATTAAAGCAATTCAGAAATGGCATAACTacgctgttgtgttttccaacATATTCCAGCCGCGTAATGGTCATGTCATACCTGACCAGGATCTACAGGGAGCCCTCCAGCGACTTGGGGGATCAATCGGTCTGAGCAACATATTCCGCTGCAAGCGACAAAGGGCTATGCAGTGCACAAGCTGCTCTAGTGGTGGACAAGTTGCCCGCTACTGTTTTTCAGAAAATTCACAACCTTCACTCACAAAACCTCAACAAGGAGTCTCCACAAATGTTGGCAGTTACAGAGGAGCAGGTCCCAGTGGCAGAGGCAACATCAGGAAAGTGGGAAAACATAGTTGGAACACAGGAATGTAG
- the LOC119017834 gene encoding uncharacterized protein LOC119017834 isoform X2, producing the protein MAGRCWMAVTLCLLLFDGNSLADVDQNQLAPIVDEILNRYIPSYNGGRRNPMFSLAVTIPYNKDTKMYDISQLDDGGRVRREILNCEVYTGTRVVAATVLRWPNVVDQCPGGRVQWPDVLRKCPGVNTWADVKSQCPNEVKEGRADHAEYRTLQHINTLVNNLDKTDLLLFYVLASPCDQRCTSESSNWSILNSIKAIQKWHNYAVVFSNIFQPRNGHVIPDQDLQGALQRLGGSIGLSNIFRCKRQRAMQCTSCSSGGQVARYCFSENSQPSLTKPQQGVSTNVGSYRGAGPSGRGNIRKVGKHSWNTGM; encoded by the exons ATGGCCGGCCGGTGCTGGATGGCTGTAACACTCTGCCTGTTGCTGTTTGATGGAAACAGTTTGGCAGATGTGGACCAGAACCAACTAGCACCAATTGTAGATGAGATCTTGAACAG GTACATACCAAGCTACAATGGTGGAAG AAGAAACCCAATGTTCAGCCTGGCAGTAACCATCCCATACAACAAAGACACGAAGATGTATGACATCAGTCAACTTGACGATGGAGGCAGAGTCAGGAGGGAGATTCTTAATTGTGAAGTGTACACTGGCACAAGGGTGGTTGCAGCCACGGTTCTGAGATGGCCTAATGTTGTGGATCAGTGTCCTGGTGGACGTGTGCAATGGCCTGATGTTCTGAGAAAATGTCCAGGAGTTAACACATGGGCTGATGTTAAGAGCCAGTGTCCTAATGAAGTTAAGGAGGGTAGAGCAGATCATGCAGAGTACCGTACTCTGCAGCACATTAACACCTTGGTCAATAATCTTGATAAAactgatttgttgcttttctacGTTCTTGCTTCCCCATGTGATCAAAGATGTACAAGCGAATCAAGTAATTGGAGCATTCTTAATAGCATTAAAGCAATTCAGAAATGGCATAACTacgctgttgtgttttccaacATATTCCAGCCGCGTAATGGTCATGTCATACCTGACCAGGATCTACAGGGAGCCCTCCAGCGACTTGGGGGATCAATCGGTCTGAGCAACATATTCCGCTGCAAGCGACAAAGGGCTATGCAGTGCACAAGCTGCTCTAGTGGTGGACAAGTTGCCCGCTACTGTTTTTCAGAAAATTCACAACCTTCACTCACAAAACCTCAACAAGGAGTCTCCACAAATGTTGGCAGTTACAGAGGAGCAGGTCCCAGTGGCAGAGGCAACATCAGGAAAGTGGGAAAACATAGTTGGAACACAGGAATGTAG
- the LOC119025159 gene encoding uncharacterized protein LOC119025159 gives MAGRCWMAVTLCLLLFDGNSLAAVDQNQLAPIVDQILNMYTPSYQGSNGVRRNPMFSLAVTIPYNEDTKKYDISQLDDGSSVTGKILNCEVYTSPRVVAATVLKWPEVLKQCPDGPVQWPDVVTKCPGVNTWADVKRQCPGEVKGELKGRADHAEYRTLEHINTLDSKHYKNHLLLFYVLASPCDQRCTNEENNLNILKKIHDIKKWNNYAVVFSNIFKPRSGQVIPKERLQGALERLGGSIGLQNIFRCNKQDGSMHCTSCSSDDQVAHSCVSDETMSGPSPSQPPTPSTGSQGGVDNGSEKEDEGAPSSQGSLDNSNDNNVIPNGGVPPSEGGPENDIENGEIPNGGAPPSQGGKCRGMRRRKGCNGRGTRRRRRQRGRGLRRRRGGKGRGMRRRRRQRGRGMRRRRRQRGRGMRRRKGRKGRGMGRRRRGKGRGMRRRRGGKGRGMGRRRRGKGRGMRRRVEVVAGVEVVAGVEEVAGVEEVAGVEEVAGVEVVAGVEEVGVLGDLADVEEVADVEEVGVLGDLLN, from the exons ATGGCCGGCCGGTGCTGGATGGCTGTAACACTCTGCCTGTTGCTGTTTGATGGAAACAGTTTGGCAGCTGTGGACCAGAACCAACTTGCACCAATTGTAGATCAGATCTTGAACAT GTACACACCAAGCTACCAGGGCAGCAATGGTGTAAG AAGAAACCCAATGTTCAGCCTGGCAGTAACCATCCCATACAACGAAGACACAAAGAAGTATGACATCAGTCAACTTGACGATGGAAGCAGTGTCACGGGGAAGATTCTTAATTGTGAAGTGTACACCAGCCCGAGGGTGGTAGCAGCCACAGTTCTGAAATGGCCCGAAGTTCTGAAACAGTGTCCTGATGGACCTGTGCAATGGCCTGATGTTGTGACAAAATGTCCAGGGGTTAACACATGGGCTGATGTTAAGAGACAGTGTCCTGGTGAAGTTAAGGGTGAATTGAAGGGTAGAGCAGATCATGCAGAGTACCGTACTCTGGAGCACATTAACACCTTGGACagtaaacattacaaaaatcatttgttgcttttctatGTTCTTGCTTCCCCATGTGATCAAAGATgcacaaatgaagaaaataatttgaacATTCTTAAAAAGATTCATGACATTAAGAAATGGAATAActatgctgttgtgttttccaacATATTCAAGCCTCGTAGTGGTCAAGTCATACCTAAAGAGAGGCTACAGGGAGCCCTCGAGCGACTTGGGGGATCAATCGGTCTACAAAACATATTCCGTTGCAATAAACAGGATGGTAGTATGCATTGCACTAGTTGCTCTAGTGATGATCAAGTTGCACACTCTTGTGTTTCAGACGAAACAATGTCGGGTCCCAGCCCTAGCCAGCCCCCCACGCCATCCACAGGCAGTCAAGGTGGTGTTGATAATGGTAGTGAAAAAGAAGATGAGGGGGCACCTTCTTCACAAGGGAGTCTTGAtaacagtaatgataataaCGTAATTCCAAACGGAGGTGTGCCACCCTCAGAAGGTGGTCCTGAGAATGATATTGAAAATGGCGAAATTCCAAATGGAGGTGCGCCACCATCACAAGGGGGAAAATGCAGAGGAATGAGAAGGCGTAAAGGATGTAATGGCAGAGGAACGAGAAGACGTAGGAGGCAAAGaggcagaggactgagaagacgtagggggggaaaaggcagaggaatgaGAAGACGTAGGAGGCAAAGAGGCAGAGGAATGAGAAGACGTAGGAGGCAAAGAGGCAGAGGAATGAGAAGACGTAAGGGGCgaaaaggcagaggaatggGAAGACGTAGgaggggaaaaggcagaggaatgagaagacgtagggggggaaaaggcagaggaatggGAAGACGTAGgaggggaaaaggcagaggaatgaGAAGAC GCGTAGAGGTGGTGGCAGGCGTAGAGGTGGTGGCAGGCGTAGAGGAGGTGGCAGGCGTAGAGGAGGTGGCAGGCGTAGAGGAGGTGGCAGGCGTAGAGGTGGTGGCAGGCGTAGAGGAGGTTGGAGTTTTGGGGGATTTGGCAGACGTAGAGGAGGTGGCAGACGTAGAGGAGGTTGGAGTTTTGGGGGATTTG CTCAACTAG
- the LOC119017848 gene encoding uncharacterized protein LOC119017848 isoform X2 codes for MIVMSQQFNDLLATTIISKYSDNQVIIHESVITVVTVSYCNVLNALCWFCLCNTQMAGRCWMAVTVCLLLFDGNSLADVDKNQLAPIVDEILNRYTPSYNGGRNPMFSLAVTIPYNKDTKMYDISQLDDGGRVRREILNCEVYTGTRVVAATVLRWPNVVDQCPGGRVQWPDVLRKCPGVNTWADVKSQCPNEVKEGRADHAEYRTLQHINTLVKNLDKNDLLLFYVLASPCDQRCTSESSNWSILNSIKAIQRWHNYAVVFSNIFQPRNGHVIPDQDLQGALQRLGGSIGLSNIFRCNRQRAMQCTSCSSGGQVARYCFSKNSQPSLTKPQQGVSTNVGSYRGAGPSGRGNIRKVGKHSWNTGM; via the exons ATGATTGTCATGAGTCAGCAGTTTAATGATCTTTTAGCAACAACAATCATTTCCAAATATTCTGATAATCAAGTAATTATTCATGAGTCGGTAATCACAGTCGTTACTGTATCGTACTGTAATGTACTAAACGCTCTGTGCTGGTTCTGTTTGTGTAACACTCAGATGGCCGGCCGGTGCTGGATGGCTGTAACAGTCTGCCTGTTGCTGTTTGATGGAAACAGTTTGGCAGATGTGGACAAGAACCAACTAGCACCAATTGTAGATGAGATCTTGAACAG GTACACACCAAGCTACAATGGTGGAAG AAACCCAATGTTCAGCCTGGCAGTAACCATCCCATACAACAAAGACACGAAGATGTATGACATCAGTCAACTTGACGATGGAGGCAGAGTCAGGAGGGAGATTCTTAATTGTGAAGTGTACACTGGCACAAGGGTGGTTGCAGCCACGGTTCTGAGATGGCCTAATGTTGTGGATCAGTGTCCTGGTGGACGTGTGCAATGGCCTGATGTTCTGAGAAAATGTCCAGGAGTTAACACATGGGCTGATGTTAAGAGCCAGTGTCCTAATGAAGTTAAGGAGGGTAGAGCAGATCATGCAGAGTACCGTACTCTGCAGCACATTAACACCTTGGTCAAAAATCttgataaaaatgatttgttgcttttctacGTTCTTGCTTCCCCATGTGATCAAAGATGTACAAGCGAGTCAAGTAATTGGAGCATTCTTAATAGCATTAAAGCAATTCAAAGATGGCATAACTacgctgttgtgttttccaacATATTCCAGCCGCGTAATGGTCATGTCATACCTGACCAGGATCTACAGGGAGCCCTCCAGCGACTTGGGGGATCAATCGGTCTGAGCAACATATTCCGTTGCAACCGACAAAGGGCTATGCAGTGCACAAGCTGCTCTAGTGGTGGACAAGTTGCCCGCTACTGTTTTTCAAAGAATTCACAACCTTCACTCACAAAACCTCAACAAGGAGTTTCCACGAATGTTGGCAGTTACAGAGGAGCAGGTCCCAGTGGCAGAGGCAACATCAGGAAAGTGGGAAAACATAGTTGGAACACAGGAATGTAG
- the LOC119017848 gene encoding uncharacterized protein LOC119017848 isoform X1: MIVMSQQFNDLLATTIISKYSDNQVIIHESVITVVTVSYCNVLNALCWFCLCNTQMAGRCWMAVTVCLLLFDGNSLADVDKNQLAPIVDEILNRYTPSYNGGRRNPMFSLAVTIPYNKDTKMYDISQLDDGGRVRREILNCEVYTGTRVVAATVLRWPNVVDQCPGGRVQWPDVLRKCPGVNTWADVKSQCPNEVKEGRADHAEYRTLQHINTLVKNLDKNDLLLFYVLASPCDQRCTSESSNWSILNSIKAIQRWHNYAVVFSNIFQPRNGHVIPDQDLQGALQRLGGSIGLSNIFRCNRQRAMQCTSCSSGGQVARYCFSKNSQPSLTKPQQGVSTNVGSYRGAGPSGRGNIRKVGKHSWNTGM, from the exons ATGATTGTCATGAGTCAGCAGTTTAATGATCTTTTAGCAACAACAATCATTTCCAAATATTCTGATAATCAAGTAATTATTCATGAGTCGGTAATCACAGTCGTTACTGTATCGTACTGTAATGTACTAAACGCTCTGTGCTGGTTCTGTTTGTGTAACACTCAGATGGCCGGCCGGTGCTGGATGGCTGTAACAGTCTGCCTGTTGCTGTTTGATGGAAACAGTTTGGCAGATGTGGACAAGAACCAACTAGCACCAATTGTAGATGAGATCTTGAACAG GTACACACCAAGCTACAATGGTGGAAG AAGAAACCCAATGTTCAGCCTGGCAGTAACCATCCCATACAACAAAGACACGAAGATGTATGACATCAGTCAACTTGACGATGGAGGCAGAGTCAGGAGGGAGATTCTTAATTGTGAAGTGTACACTGGCACAAGGGTGGTTGCAGCCACGGTTCTGAGATGGCCTAATGTTGTGGATCAGTGTCCTGGTGGACGTGTGCAATGGCCTGATGTTCTGAGAAAATGTCCAGGAGTTAACACATGGGCTGATGTTAAGAGCCAGTGTCCTAATGAAGTTAAGGAGGGTAGAGCAGATCATGCAGAGTACCGTACTCTGCAGCACATTAACACCTTGGTCAAAAATCttgataaaaatgatttgttgcttttctacGTTCTTGCTTCCCCATGTGATCAAAGATGTACAAGCGAGTCAAGTAATTGGAGCATTCTTAATAGCATTAAAGCAATTCAAAGATGGCATAACTacgctgttgtgttttccaacATATTCCAGCCGCGTAATGGTCATGTCATACCTGACCAGGATCTACAGGGAGCCCTCCAGCGACTTGGGGGATCAATCGGTCTGAGCAACATATTCCGTTGCAACCGACAAAGGGCTATGCAGTGCACAAGCTGCTCTAGTGGTGGACAAGTTGCCCGCTACTGTTTTTCAAAGAATTCACAACCTTCACTCACAAAACCTCAACAAGGAGTTTCCACGAATGTTGGCAGTTACAGAGGAGCAGGTCCCAGTGGCAGAGGCAACATCAGGAAAGTGGGAAAACATAGTTGGAACACAGGAATGTAG